The following are encoded together in the Equus quagga isolate Etosha38 chromosome 1, UCLA_HA_Equagga_1.0, whole genome shotgun sequence genome:
- the LOC124227810 gene encoding olfactory receptor 5F1-like: MNNLTFFTEFILLGLSADHHIQALLFVLFLGIYLLTLMGNLTMILVIRGDSHLHIPMYFFLGYLSFLGICFSSVTMPKMLQNFLSQKKSISMWGCFTQSFFFLFFGCAEASLLSAMAYDCHAAICHPLLYTVVMNRPLCTAMVGAAWMMGFLNSLVNNLFIHKLHFCGSNIISHFCCELPSLFPLSCTEPTLNEFLLSGSSAFLGLLTLPLILFSYSRIISALLSIHSSEGRGKAFSTCSSHLTVVLLFYRTALFRYISPSSGSVLERVVSIQYSVITSLLNPIIYSLKNQEVKAALQRMLMQRMCSSEQGFSAWYSVREWGGGIFRNTWKGKKPF; the protein is encoded by the coding sequence ATGAACAATCTCACTTTCTTCACTGAGTTCATCCTCCTCGGGCTGTCTGCTGACCACCACATCCAGGCTCTGCTCTTTGTGCTGTTCCTGGGGATTTACCTCCTGACCCTGATGGGGAACCTGACGATGATCCTGGTGATCAGAGGAGATTCTCACCTCCACAtccccatgtatttcttcctcgGATACCTGTCCTTCCTAGGTATCTGCTTCTCCTCAGTTACCATGCCCAAAATGCTACAGAATTTCCTGTCTCAGAAGAAAAGCATCTCAATGTGGGGCTGCTTCACccagagtttcttttttcttttctttgggtgTGCTGAAGCCAGTCTTCTCTCTGCCATGGCCTATGACTGCCATGCTGCCATCTGTCACCCTCTCCTCTACACTGTTGTCATGAACAGGCCTCTCTGCACTGCAATGGTCGGTGCAGCATGGATGATGGGGTTTCTGAACTCACTAGTGAATAATCTTTTCATCCATAAGTTACATTTTTGTGGATCCAACATCATCTCCCATTTCTGCTGTGAGCTGCCTTcactcttccctctgtcctgtACTGAGCCCACTCTCAACGAGTTCCTTCTGTCAGGGTCCAGTGCATTTCTGGGCCTGCTGACACTTCCTTTGATCCTCTTCTCTTACTCCAGGATAATTTCTGCCCTCCTGAGCATCCACTCCTCTGAGGGCCGAggcaaagccttctccacctgctcctcccacctcaccgTGGTGCTGTTGTTCTACAGGACAGCTCTATTCAGGTACATCAGCCCCTCCTCGGGCTCAGTGTTGGAGCGAGTGGTCTCCATTCAGTACAGTGTGATCACATCCTTGCTGAACCCCATCATCTACAGCCTCAAGAACCAAGAGGTAAAAGCAGCTCTGCAGAGGATGTTGATGCAACGAATGTGCTCCTCAGAGCAGGGATTCTCTGCATGGTATTCAGTCAGAGAATGGGGAGGAGGGATCTTCAGAAACacctggaaaggaaaaaaaccatttTAG